One genomic window of Quercus lobata isolate SW786 chromosome 9, ValleyOak3.0 Primary Assembly, whole genome shotgun sequence includes the following:
- the LOC115959675 gene encoding poly [ADP-ribose] polymerase 1, which translates to MASLVVQKPWKAEYAKSSRSSCKTCKTPIDKEVLRLGKMVQATQFDGFMPMWNHASCILKKAKQIKSIDDVEGIELLRWEDQQKIRKYVEGGGPSTPDTSAVPTAQYGIEVSQTSRATCKHCSQKIMKGEVRISTKPDGQGARGLTWNHANCFLEQSPSTQVEKLSGWESLSASDQAVICALTKKVPSTAKSGTKVEIQENKELLQQSTSKAGVKRKKEVSGDQKPKAAKAKGEMSASTAACMENVADSRNEHSKASDLESKLETQTKELWALKDDLKKYVSTVELREMLEANGQELTGSELDLRERCADGMMFGALATCPLCSGSLCYSGGMYRCRGFLSAWSKCSYSTHEPERLKGKWKVPEETNNQYLSKWFRSQKGTKPVRILPTSSSNNPSGSQATNSPSQSTKSESLGDLRVAVSGIPKESMEEFKRKIEGAGGSVHTKIKKDTNCLVVSGVLDDQNAETRKARRMKLPIVREDYLTDCIKRQKKLPFDLYKVEAIGEASSMVTVKVKGRSAVHESSGLQDTGHILEDGKSIYNTTLSMSDLSTGVNSYYILQIIQDDKGSDCYVFRKWGRVGNEKIGGSKLEEMSKSDAIREFKRLFLEKTGNPWEAWEKKQNFQKQPGRFFPLDIDYGVNKQVSKKRQNDAESKLAPAVVELMKMLFNVETYRAAMLEFEINMSEMPLGKLSKSNIQKGFEALTEIQNLLNSNAHNPSVKESLIVDASNRFFTVIPSIHPHIIRDEDDFKSKVKMLEALQDIEIASRLVGFDADSDDSLDEKYMKLHCDVAPLPHDSEDYQLIEKYLLTTHAPTHTEWSLELEEVFSLEREGEFDKFAPYREKLKNRMLLWHGSRLTNFVGIISQGLRIAPPEAPATGYMFGKGVYFADLVSKSAQYCFTDKKNPVGLMLLSEVALGEIYELKKAKYMDKPPEGKHSTKGLGKNIPLESEYVNWKDDIVVPCGKPVPSKVKASELMYNEYIVYNTAQVKMQFLLKVRFHHKR; encoded by the exons ATGGCGAGCCTAGTAGTTCAGAAGCCATGGAAAGCGGAATACGCGAAGTCATCACGATCGTCGTGCAAGACGTGCAAGACTCCCATCGACAAAGAGGTCCTCCGCCTCGGCAAAATGGTCCAAGCCACCCAATTCGACGGCTTCATGCCC ATGTGGAATCATGCTAGTTGCATACTGAAGAAAGCAAAGCAGATAAAATC tattgatgatgttgaaggcaTTGAGTTGCTTCGTTGGGAAGATCAGCAGAAGATCAGAAAGTATGTTGAGGGTGGTGGACCCTCGACCCCGGATACAAGTGCTGTCCCTACTGCACAATATGGTATTGAAGTTTCACAAACTTCTCGTGCTACCTGCAAGCACTGCAGCCAGAAGATTATGAAAGGAGAG GTTCGTATATCCACCAAGCCTGATGGCCAAGGAGCTAGGGGCTTGACATGGAACCATGCCAACTGTTTCTTGGAACAGTCTCCATCTACTCAAGTGGAGAAGTTGTCTGGATGGGAGAGCCTCTCAGCTTCTGACCAGGCAGTCATCTGTGCCCTTACTAAGAAGGTTCCATCTACTGCAAAGAGTG GCACTAAAGTTGAGATACAAGAGAATAAAGAACTCTTGCAACAATCAACTTCCAAAGCTGGTGTAAAACGTAAAAAAGAAGTTAGTGGTGATCAGAAGCCAAAGGCTGCTAAGGCTAAAGGAGAAATGTCAGCAAGTACGGCTGCATGTATGGAGAATGTTGCGGACTCCAGGAATGAACATTCAAAAGCTTCTGATTTGGAGAGTAAACTAGAGACCCAAACTAAAGAACTGTGGGCTCTGAAAGATGATCTTAAAAAATATGTGTCAACAGTAGAGTTGCGTGAAATGCTTGAAGCCAATGGGCAAGAGTTGACAGGATCAGAACTTGATTTGCGTGAGCGCtg TGCTGATGGGATGATGTTTGGAGCACTAGCTACCTGCCCACTTTGTTCTGGTTCTCTTTGTTATTCTGGAGGCATGTATCGGTGCCGTGGGTTCTTATCAGCATGGAGCAAGTGTTCTTACTCTACTCATGAACCTGAACGTCTGAAAGGGAAGTGGAAAGTCCCGGAAGAAACCAATAATCAATATCTCAGCAAG TGGTTTAGATCACAAAAGGGTACCAAACCTGTTCGGATATTGCCTACATCATCATCCAACAATCCTTCTGGAAGTCAAGCTACTAACAGCCCATCCCAATCAACAAAGAGTGAAAGTTTGGGAGACTTAAGGGTTGCTGTATCTGGAATACCTAAGGAATCCATG gaggaatttaagagaaaaattgagGGGGCAGGTGGATCTGTTCATACCAAGATCAAGAAAG ATACTAACTGCTTAGTTGTGAGTGGAGTGCTGGATGATCAAAATGCTGAGACGAGGAAGGCAAG GAGGATGAAGTTACCAATTGTTCGGGAGGATTATCTGACTGATTGCATCAAAAGACAAAAGAAGCTTCCATTTGATTTGTACAAAGTTGAAGCCATTGGTGAGGCCTCTAGCATGGTCACTGTTAAAGTAAAAGGGCGAAGTGCTGTGCATGAATCTTCTGGCCTGCAAGACACAGGTCACATACTTGAGGATGGGAAAAGCATCTATAATACGACATTGAGTATGTCTGACTTATCAACTGGTGTTAACAG TTATTACATCCTCCAAATAATCCAAGATGATAAAGGTTCAGATTGCTATGTGTTCCGTAAATGGGGTCGAgtgggaaatgaaaaaattggAGGAAGCAAATTGGAAGAAATGTCAAAATCAGATGCAATTCGCGAATTCAAACGTTTGTTTCTTGAGAAGACTGGGAACCCATGGGAGGCATGggaaaaaaagcaaaattttcaGAAACAACCTGGAAGATTTTTCCCATTGGATATt GACTATGGAGTTAACAAACAGGTGTCTAAGAAAAGACAGAACGATGCAGAGAGCAAACTTGCTCCTGCTGTAGTTGAATTGATGAAGATGCTCTTTAATGTGGAAACATACAG AGCTGCCATGCTGGAATTTGAGATTAATATGTCAGAAATGCCATTGGGAAAACTGAGCAAAAGCAATATCCAAAAGG GGTTTGAGGCATTAACTGAAATACAGAATCTACTAAATAGTAATGCTCATAATCCTTCTGTCAAGGAAAGCTTGATTGTTGATGCCAGCAATCGTTTTTTCACTGTGATCCCTTCCATTCATCCACATATTATTAGAGATGAGGATGATTTTAAGTCAAAG GTTAAAATGTTAGAAGCTCTCCAGGATATTGAAATAGCTTCCAGATTAGTAGGTTTTGATGCTGATAGTGATGACTCCCTAGATGAAAAGTATATGAAGCTCCATTGTGATGTTGCTCCACTTCCTCATGATAGTGAAGATTATCAGCTGATTGAGAAGTATCTCCTTACTACTCATGCCCCTACACATACG GAATGGTCACTTGAACTGGAAGAAGTTTTCTCACTTGAGAGAGAAGGGGAATTTGATAAGTTTGCTCCATACCGAGAGAAGCTTAAAAACAGAATGCTCCTATGGCATG GTTCTCGGTTGACAAATTTTGTGGGAATAATTAGCCAAGGACTGAGAATAGCCCCTCCTGAAGCCCCAGCTACTGGCTATAtg TTTGGCAAAGGGGTTTACTTTGCTGACCTTGTCAGTAAGAGTGCCCAGTATTGCTTTACTGATAAGAAAAATCCTGTTGGCCTAATGCTTCTTAGTGAAGTTGCTCTGGGGGAGATCTATGAGCTCAAAAAGGCCAAA TATATGGATAAACCTCCTGAAGGAAAGCACTCTACAAAAGGACTTGGCAAGAATATACCTCTGGAGTCAGAATATGTGAATTGGAAAGATGACATTGTTGTCCCTTGTGGCAAACCTGTGCCATCAAAGGTCAAGGCATCTGAGCTGATGTACAATGAGTACATTGTTTACAATACAGCTCAG GTTAAGATGCAGTTCTTGTTGAAGGTGAGGTTTCATCACAAGAGGTGA
- the LOC115959458 gene encoding LOB domain-containing protein 29-like — protein sequence MTGSGSPCGACKFLRRKCVRGCVFAPYFCHEQGATHFAAIHKVFGASNVSKLLAHLPVSDRSEAAVTISYEAQARLQDPIYGCVSHIFALQQQVVNLQAQLASLKELQAAQSFLNGSASANPNEKYYGKPSHPQDVQSWFQSEISNMIQQFNPNINNNASTMPYQENMSMSNSMGNYGNSNIPEEINASYGCSYEEASHSMSSLDMNIYDRQWSLQETDDLQSAAFGYIQHS from the exons ATGACAGGTTCTGGTTCTCCTTGTGGAGCTTGCAAGTTCTTGAGAAGGAAATGTGTAAGGGGTTGTGTTTTTGCTCCTTATTTCTGTCATGAACAGGGAGCCACCCATTTTGCTGCCATTCACAAAGTTTTTGGTGCAAGCAATGTATCAAAGCTTCTTGCTCACCTCCCAGTGAGTGATCGTAGTGAAGCCGCGGTCACAATCTCATATGAAGCTCAAGCTAGGCTTCAAGATCCTATTTATGGCTGTGTTTCTCATATTTTTGCTCTCCAACAGCAG GTTGTCAATCTACAAGCTCAACTAGCATCTCTTAAAGAATTACAAGCAGCTCAAAGCTTTCTCAATGGCTCTGCTAGTGCAAACCCTAATGAAAAGTACTATGGAAAACCTTCTCATCCACAAGATGTTCAAAGTTGGTTTCAGTCAGAAATTTCAAACATGATACAACAATTCAATCCAAACATCAACAATAATGCCTCAACAATGCCATACCAAGAGAACATGTCCATGTCAAACTCTATGGGGAACTATGGAAATTCAAACATCCCTGAAGAAATCAATGCTTCATATGGCTGCAGCTATGAAGAGGCTTCTCATTCCATGTCTTCTCTAGACATGAATATATACGACAGGCAATGGTCTCTCCAAGAAACTGATGACCTTCAGTCAGCGGCCTTCGGCTATATTCAGCATTCATGA
- the LOC115960979 gene encoding LOB domain-containing protein 16-like: MASGAGNNGTTATGTGSPCGACKFLRRKCATDCIFAPYFCSEQGPARFAAIHKVFGASNVSKLLLHVPVHDRCEAVVTIAYEAQARIRDPVYGCVAHIFALQQQVACLQAQLLQVKAQMAQSLIDSRNIENQWPGNNVAGVPMVPTYPTYMNPISPQSSLESIDHSNDGMYMQEIQSCREDCSVQPCSKKRPYGNDLGELQALALRMMRN; encoded by the exons ATGGCATCTGGGGCTGGGAATAATGGAACTACTGCCACTGGTACTGGCTCTCCTTGTGGGGCATGCAAGTTTCTCAGAAGAAAGTGTGCCACAGATTGTATCTTTGCTCCTTATTTTTGCTCTGAACAAGGTCCTGCTAGATTTGCAGCCATTCACAAGGTGTTTGGTGCTAGTAATGTGTCCAAACTTTTGTTGCATGTCCCAGTTCATGATCGCTGTGAGGCTGTTGTCACTATTGCCTATGAAGCTCAAGCAAGGATTAGAGACCCCGTTTATGGCTGTGTGGCTCACATTTTTGCCTTGCAACAACAG gtgGCATGCTTGCAAGCACAATTGCTTCAAGTGAAGGCTCAAATGGCTCAAAGCCTAATTGATTCGAGGAACATAGAGAATCAGTGGCCGGGGAATAACGTTGCTGGGGTGCCAATGGTTCCAACTTATCCAACTTACATGAATCCCATTTCCCCTCAGAGCTCACTTGAGTCAATTGACCATAGCAATGATGGAATGTACATGCAAGAAATACAAAGCTGTAGAGAGGATTGCTCAGTCCAACCTTGTTCTAAGAAAAGACCTTATGGCAATGACTTGGGTGAGCTTCAAGCACTAGCCCTTAGAATGATGAGGAACTAA